GATCATCACGAGATCGTCGCTGCGCTCGATATCGAGGTAGTGACGACCGAACACGAAGTTCTCGGCCGCATGCTCGGTGACGACCATGAAGATATCGTCCTCGGGCACGTTGAACGTGTGCATCAGCGCGCGATGCACGCCGTCGACGAGCGCCGCACGGTAGGCGGCCGGCTTGCCTTCGCGGACTGCGATACGGGTGAATGGCATGGTCCTGCTCCTGTCGGTGAAGTTGACGTTGAAGAACGGAAACACAGCGTCAGGTTAGGCTCGCCGAACTATAATGAACAGTCATCGATGAATATTTCATCCATTTACATCGAAAATGAAAGTCCTGGACCTCGATGCTGTCCGCGCGTTCGTGCTGGTCGCCGATCTCGCCAGCTTCACGCGCGCGGCCGATGCGCTCGGCACCACGCAGTCGGCCGTCAGCCTGAAGCTGAAGCGGCTGGAAACCCACCTCGGCAAGCCGCTGCTCGCGCGCACGCCGCGCGTTGTCAAGCTGGCCGCCGACGGCGAGAATTTCCTGCCGGCCGCCCGCGCGCTGCTCGACGCGCACGATCACGCGCTGGGCGCGATCTCGGCCGGCACGCACCGGCTGTCGCTCGGCGTCAGCGAGCATGTCGCGGTGCCCGACCTGCCGGCCGTGCTCACGAGCCTGCACCGGCAGGATCCGGGGTTGTCGCTCGAAATGCATCTCGGCACGTCGACGAACCTGCTCGCGCAATACGACGAACGCCGGTTCGATGCGGTGATCGTGCGGCACGAGCCGGGCGAAGACCCGCCGCGCGAAGACGGCACGCTGCTGTTTTCCGAACCGTTGGCCTGGCTCGCCGCGCCGGACTGGGTCCCGCGCGCGGGCGAGCCGCTGCCGCTTGCGGTGCTGGCCGGCCCGTGCGGCGTGCGGGCCGCCGCACTGCGCGCGCTCGACCATGCGGGGCGGCCGTGGCGCGAGCGCTTTACCGGCGGCGGTGTGGCGGCGGTCACGGCCGCCGCCGCCGCGGGGCTGGCCGTCTGCCCGCTCGCGCGGCGTGTCGCGCCGCGCACGCTGGTCGACGTCGGTGCGAAATTCGGGCTGCCGCCGCTGCCGCTGTCGCAGGTCGTGCTGTATTCGCGCGTACGCGACGCACGCGCCGCCGCCGCATTGCGCAGGTTTGCCGACAGCCTTGCAATCTCGGCGTAAACTAGCGGATTACGCCGCCCGCAATCTCCAGAAGAATTCCAATGAAGCCCGAAGCCCGCAAGCACCTCCGAGCCAACCTGCTGATGCTCGCCGCCGCCGCGATCTGGGGCTCGGCTTTCGTCGCCCAACGCCTGAGCCTCGACGTGATCGGGCCGTTCCTGTTTACCGGGCTCCGATTCCTGCTCGGCGCGCTGGTGCTGGTGCCGCTGCTGATGCTGAACACGGCGTCGCGCACGCAACTCGCGGCGATCCGCCGTGAGCCAAAGCTGCTGCTGCCGGGCCTCGCGCTCGGCGGGCTGCTGGCAGTGTCGATTTCGCTGCAGCAGATCGGCCTGCAGTACACGCGCATCGCCAACGCGGGCTTCATCAGCTCGCTGTACGTCGTGATCGTGCCGCTGATGGGTATGTTCGCCCGTCACCGGATCGGCCCGGGCACGTGGTTCGGCGCACTGCTCGCGGCGATCGGCCTGTATTTCCTCAGCATCAACGAGCACTTCTCGGTGCTGTACGGCGACTGGTTCCAGCTCGCCGGCGCGGTGATCATCGCCGCGCACGTGATGGCCGTCGGCCATTTCGCGAAGCGCCACAATCCGCTCGTGCTCGCGTTCATGCAGTTCGTCGTGTGCGGCGTGGCGTGCCTCGCGGTCGGCCTCGTCGTCGAGCCGGTCAGCGGCACGATGCTGCGCAACGCGCTGCCGACGCTGCTGTACGGCGGCCTGCTGTCGGTCGGCGTCGGCTATACGCTGCAGGTCGTCGCGCAACGCGATGCAGCGCCCGCGCACGCGGCCGTGATCTTCAGCATGGAAGGCGTGTTCGCGGCGATCGCCGGCTGGGCTGCGCTCGGCGAAACGCTGACGCTGCGGGCGCTCATCGGCTGCGCGCTGATGCTGGCCGGCCTGCTCGCGTGCCAGCTGCTGCCGAACGGCGACGCCCGGAAAAAGGACGAGGACGCGCTGCCGGCGTGACACGCACCGTCCCTATAATGGCGGTTCGCGTGACTTCCACGCCAACCGCTTCCGACAGGCCAGCTCCGTGACGTCCACTTCCGTCGATCCCGCCGCCGACCTGCTGCGCGAACGCGCAGCGCATTACGCCACCCAGGCGGCGCTGTTCCTGCGCGACCAGGCGCTCTCCACCGCGTCGCACGACCTGCGCAGCCCGCTGAACGCCATGCATAGCTGGGCGTACGTGCTCGAGCGCCAGCTCGCCAACGCCGATCCGAACCTGCAGCGCGCGCTCGCGGGCATCCGCACCGGCATCGACCAGCAGGTCGCGCTGATCGACGACGTGCTCGACGCGCCGCGCGCCGACACGCGCACGCTCACCCTCAAGCCGCAGCCGTTCGCGCTGCGCGCGCTGCTCGACGACACGATCGCGCTCGTCCGTTTCGCGCTCGCCGACGCACGACAGGTCGCGCTCGATGCGACGCTGCCGGATGGCGAACCGTCGCTGACCGCCGACCGCGAACGCATCGCGCAGGCGCTCTGGACGATGCTGACGACCGCGGTCGAAGCCAGCGCCGCCGGCAGCCGCGTGACGTTCGCGTGCGCCCGCGACGGTGTGCAGTTCACCGCACGCGCCACCTGCACCGTCAACGCCGGTGCGCTCGCCGATCCCGCGCAACCGCACGCGTTCGAATCGTTCGCACGACGCGAGATGCTGCGCGAGCGCGACGCCAAGCGGATTGCCTGGACGCTCGCGCTCTGCCAGCGCGTCGCGCTCGCACACGGCGGCACGTTCTCGCACGACGCGTTCGCCGACGGCGCAACCGCCACCCTCACGTTCTCCGTCCCCGGTGAGGCGCCGGTGTAAGCAATCGGCCGCCCGACACATTACAAATTCCTTTCTGGCTCTATACTGATGGGCCTGTCATAACCGGAGTGTTTCTTTGTTACAGATCTTCGCGCTCATCGGCGCGTTGTTCCTGGTGGCCCTGAACGGGTTCTTCGTTGCGGCCGAATTCGGCCTCGTCAAACTGCGCGCCACGCGCGTCAAGACACTGGCCCGCAAGCACGGCCTGCGCGGCCGCATCCTCGGCATCGTGCACGGCCGGCTCGACGCGTATCTTTCCGCGTGCCAGCTCGGCATCACGCTCGCGTCGCTCGGCCTCGGCTGGGTCGGCGAACCGGCCTTCGCGCAACTGCTCGGCCCGCTGCTCGACCTGATCGGCGTGCAGTCCGAACGTGTCGTGCACCTGATCTCGCTGGTGTTCGCGTTCTCGCTGATCTCGTTCCTGCACATCGTCGTCGGCGAACTGGCGCCGAAATCGATGGCGATCCGCCAGTCGGAGAAGGTCGGCCTGTGGGTCGCGCTGCCGCTCTACGCGTTCTACTGGGCGATGTATCCGGCGATCTGGGTGCTCAACAACAGCGCCAACGCGGTGCTGCGGCTCGCGGGGTTGTCCGCCGACCACGGCGGCGACGCCCATTACTCGACCGACGAGCTGAAGCTGATCCTGCGCAGCCGCCGCAGCACGGCCGGCAATCCGGCCCAGCCGGCGCGCGGCACGTACAGCAACGACGAGTGGAACACGCTCGCGCATTCGCTCGATTTTTCGTCGATGACGGTGTCGGACCTGATGCGGCCGGCCCATGAAATGATCGGCCTGCGCCGCGACCTGCCGCTGCCCGACAACATGGAAATCGTCGCGCGTCACCGCTTCAGCCGCTATCCGCTGTTCGAGGATGCGTCGCGCGAACAGGTGAGCGGGCTGATCCACCTGAAGGACCTGCTGCTCGCGCGTCATGCCGGCGCAGCACTCGAAGACCTGTCGGATTACGTACGCCCCGTGCAGTACGTGAAGCCCGACACGCCGGCACTCGACCTGTTCCGCCGCTTCCGCAAGGGCGCGCCGCACTTCGCGCTGGTCGGCAACAAGGGCGAGAAGCCGATCGGCTTCCTGACACTCGACAACCTGCTCGGCGCGCTGGTCGGCCAGATCCACGACGAGTTCCGCCAGGGCGACGCCGACTGGAGCCGCCTCGACGACGGCACGCTGATGGGCAAGGGCAGCCTGCCCGTCGTATCGCTCGAACAGGCACTCGGCATCGACATCGACGAAGGCCGCGCGGAATCGGTCGGCGGCCTCGTGATCCAGGCGCTCAGCGACCTGCCGACCGAAGGGCAGCGCGTGTCGTTCGACCGTTTCGACGTCGTTGTGAAGAAGATGAACGGGCCGCGCATCGTGCTCGTGCGCGTCTACCCGAAGATCGCGAAAGAGGCCGACGAATGACGGCCGCGCTTCGCGGCACGCGATGAACGCCACGCTGCCGCGCTGCTACGTGATCACGCCGGAGCCGGCGTCCGCGTCGGCAGCCGATGGCGCGGCGTTCCTCGACCGGCTGTCGGCCGTGCTCGCGCGCGGCGAGACGCTCGTGCAACTGCGCGTGAAATCGCTCGATGCAGCCGCGTTTGCGCGACTCGCCGCCGAGGCGCTCGCGCGCTGCAACGCGGCCGGCGCGCACCTGATGCTGAACGGGCCGATCGATGCGGCCGGCGTGATACGGCTCGACGGCGCCGGCTGGCATCTCGACGGCACCGCCTTGCGCGCCGCCGCGCAGCGGCCGTTGCCGGCCGGAAGATGGGTATCCGCCGCCTGCCACACGCGCGACGACCTGCTGCTGGCCGCGCGCGCGGGGGCGGATTTCGTCACGCTGTCGCCCGTGTTGCCGACGCTCAGCCATCCCGGTGCACCGACGCTCGGCTGGGCACAGTTCGGCGCGCTGGCTGCCGAGGCCGCAATGCCCGTCTTCGCACTCGGCGGAATGACGCGCACCCACCTCGACGATGCACGCCACCACGGCGCATACGGCATCGCGGGCATACGCGGGTTCTGGTAATTCGGGAATTTCCTGCAGTGCAGCCGGGCGCGAATGCGCCCGGCCTCTCAGATTCTTTTACTCGCTCAAATCGTCATGCGTTCAGGTTCGGACGCATTCCGCGCCACATGCCGTCGTCGATGCGACGCGCATCGTGCGTGAGCGCATACCGGTTGACGTCACCCGTCAGCCACGCGACGAGCGCATACGGCGGCAACACCCCTTCATCGACCCGGTCGCGCGCACGCGCCGGCGTCTCGAACACGACTCGCCCTCTCGGTGCGTCGAACGGTACCGCCTCGGGCGACAGGTTCAACGCGATCGTCAGCGTCTCGTCGTCGGCGAGCCGCCACGATGCGAGCAGCGCGTCGGCATCGCCATCGCCGTCCGACTTCAGCGCATGCGCCTCCTGCGGCCGGCAATCGGACAATCGCGGCGCGATCAACTTCGCGCGCACCGCGAGCGCCGACTGCACGAAATGCGCGCGATCGGCATCGCGCGCGGTTTCATCGAAGATCAACGGAATCTGCGGCGTGAGCAGCGACAGCGCAAGTGCGGCCAGACCGGCCTCCTGCCCGTGGTCGCCCTGCCCGCTGTCGCGCCACGCGCCATCGGACAGCACCAGCGACGTCAACGACAGCCCGCTGTCGGCAGCCATGCCTTCTCCCGACCCGGCCGGCTGGAATGCGGCCCCGGCCGCGGTCAGCGCGCGGGCAAGCGTGTGGATCGACTGGTGCGTGGAAATGCCTTCGTGGGCCGACGGATCGCGCCCCGTCAGCCGGTGCAGCGCACGTTCGCCGCACCCGTTCCACTGCGCATCGAAATGGGTATCGGCAAGATGCGCCGGATGCCGCTCGCTGCCGAGTACGAGATGGATCAGCCGGTCGGCCGGCACGGCCGCGCGCACGCGGTCCGCGATCTCGCGCAGCCACGACACGCCGATCCGGTCGGCTTCGCGCAGCCGCAGCCCGTCGCAACGGTACTCGTCGATCCAGTACAGCGCGTTGTCGCAGAAGAAATCGCAGACTTCCGGATGATCGAGCGCGAGCGGCGGCGCCTGCAGCGGATCGTCGCGCGTATGGAAGAACGGTGCTGCGTAGTGACGCAGCGCATCGGTGCCGCTGCCGAAGCGCGCATAGTCGAGCTCCAGCAGCACTGCGAGACCGTAGCCGTGCGCGTCGTCGATCAGCGCCTTCAGCGCGTCGGGGCCGCCTTCCGCCGCGAGCGGCGCGAACGGCAGGCTGTCGTGCGGCGACGCGAGCAGCTCCAGCGCGGTCACGCCGAGGCGCGCGAGTTGCGGCAAGCGCCGGCGCACGCCGTCGAAGCCGCCCACCGCGTGCGGACGAATCGCATAGAGCGCGATGTCTTCCCACGCGCGCCCGTGCCAGAACGTGTTGCGCCACGTAAACGCGCGCGGATCGACGACCTGGCTCGGGCCGTTGAGCCCTTCGGGTTGCGAGCGCGACGCGGGATCGGGAATCGATACCGCATCGTCGAGGCGATAGCGGTAAAGCGCACCCGCACCACAATCGGCAAAGACTTCGAACCAGTTCGTGCCGGCCGCCGTCATCGGGACGAGCAACGGGCCGAAGCCGGTATCGAGTTCGAGCTGGACCTGCGTGCGGCCCGGCGCCCACACGCGAAAATGCGTGCGCGGCGACACGCCAAGCGCGCCACAGGGCTGGGCGCCAAACGGCAAGCAGTGAATGTAGTGCTGCGCATACGGATCGTGCGGACAATCGGACATCATGCGCTCC
This window of the Burkholderia lata genome carries:
- a CDS encoding DUF3459 domain-containing protein produces the protein MSDCPHDPYAQHYIHCLPFGAQPCGALGVSPRTHFRVWAPGRTQVQLELDTGFGPLLVPMTAAGTNWFEVFADCGAGALYRYRLDDAVSIPDPASRSQPEGLNGPSQVVDPRAFTWRNTFWHGRAWEDIALYAIRPHAVGGFDGVRRRLPQLARLGVTALELLASPHDSLPFAPLAAEGGPDALKALIDDAHGYGLAVLLELDYARFGSGTDALRHYAAPFFHTRDDPLQAPPLALDHPEVCDFFCDNALYWIDEYRCDGLRLREADRIGVSWLREIADRVRAAVPADRLIHLVLGSERHPAHLADTHFDAQWNGCGERALHRLTGRDPSAHEGISTHQSIHTLARALTAAGAAFQPAGSGEGMAADSGLSLTSLVLSDGAWRDSGQGDHGQEAGLAALALSLLTPQIPLIFDETARDADRAHFVQSALAVRAKLIAPRLSDCRPQEAHALKSDGDGDADALLASWRLADDETLTIALNLSPEAVPFDAPRGRVVFETPARARDRVDEGVLPPYALVAWLTGDVNRYALTHDARRIDDGMWRGMRPNLNA
- a CDS encoding DMT family transporter; this translates as MKPEARKHLRANLLMLAAAAIWGSAFVAQRLSLDVIGPFLFTGLRFLLGALVLVPLLMLNTASRTQLAAIRREPKLLLPGLALGGLLAVSISLQQIGLQYTRIANAGFISSLYVVIVPLMGMFARHRIGPGTWFGALLAAIGLYFLSINEHFSVLYGDWFQLAGAVIIAAHVMAVGHFAKRHNPLVLAFMQFVVCGVACLAVGLVVEPVSGTMLRNALPTLLYGGLLSVGVGYTLQVVAQRDAAPAHAAVIFSMEGVFAAIAGWAALGETLTLRALIGCALMLAGLLACQLLPNGDARKKDEDALPA
- a CDS encoding LysR family transcriptional regulator, whose protein sequence is MKVLDLDAVRAFVLVADLASFTRAADALGTTQSAVSLKLKRLETHLGKPLLARTPRVVKLAADGENFLPAARALLDAHDHALGAISAGTHRLSLGVSEHVAVPDLPAVLTSLHRQDPGLSLEMHLGTSTNLLAQYDERRFDAVIVRHEPGEDPPREDGTLLFSEPLAWLAAPDWVPRAGEPLPLAVLAGPCGVRAAALRALDHAGRPWRERFTGGGVAAVTAAAAAGLAVCPLARRVAPRTLVDVGAKFGLPPLPLSQVVLYSRVRDARAAAALRRFADSLAISA
- a CDS encoding thiamine phosphate synthase — its product is MNATLPRCYVITPEPASASAADGAAFLDRLSAVLARGETLVQLRVKSLDAAAFARLAAEALARCNAAGAHLMLNGPIDAAGVIRLDGAGWHLDGTALRAAAQRPLPAGRWVSAACHTRDDLLLAARAGADFVTLSPVLPTLSHPGAPTLGWAQFGALAAEAAMPVFALGGMTRTHLDDARHHGAYGIAGIRGFW
- a CDS encoding sensor histidine kinase — protein: MTSTSVDPAADLLRERAAHYATQAALFLRDQALSTASHDLRSPLNAMHSWAYVLERQLANADPNLQRALAGIRTGIDQQVALIDDVLDAPRADTRTLTLKPQPFALRALLDDTIALVRFALADARQVALDATLPDGEPSLTADRERIAQALWTMLTTAVEASAAGSRVTFACARDGVQFTARATCTVNAGALADPAQPHAFESFARREMLRERDAKRIAWTLALCQRVALAHGGTFSHDAFADGATATLTFSVPGEAPV
- a CDS encoding hemolysin family protein, yielding MLQIFALIGALFLVALNGFFVAAEFGLVKLRATRVKTLARKHGLRGRILGIVHGRLDAYLSACQLGITLASLGLGWVGEPAFAQLLGPLLDLIGVQSERVVHLISLVFAFSLISFLHIVVGELAPKSMAIRQSEKVGLWVALPLYAFYWAMYPAIWVLNNSANAVLRLAGLSADHGGDAHYSTDELKLILRSRRSTAGNPAQPARGTYSNDEWNTLAHSLDFSSMTVSDLMRPAHEMIGLRRDLPLPDNMEIVARHRFSRYPLFEDASREQVSGLIHLKDLLLARHAGAALEDLSDYVRPVQYVKPDTPALDLFRRFRKGAPHFALVGNKGEKPIGFLTLDNLLGALVGQIHDEFRQGDADWSRLDDGTLMGKGSLPVVSLEQALGIDIDEGRAESVGGLVIQALSDLPTEGQRVSFDRFDVVVKKMNGPRIVLVRVYPKIAKEADE
- a CDS encoding tautomerase family protein, with protein sequence MPFTRIAVREGKPAAYRAALVDGVHRALMHTFNVPEDDIFMVVTEHAAENFVFGRHYLDIERSDDLVMIQITANNTRTLEQKRALYRAIADNLAQQPGVRQQDVFISLVEVLKEDWSFGNGLAQYAV